A genomic window from Solanum dulcamara chromosome 11, daSolDulc1.2, whole genome shotgun sequence includes:
- the LOC129874037 gene encoding ribulose bisphosphate carboxylase small subunit, chloroplastic, whose protein sequence is MASSVVSSAAVATRSNVAQASMVAPFTGLKSAASFPVTKKNNLDITSLASNGGRVRCMQVWPPINKKKYETLSYLPDLSVEQLAKEIEYLLNKGWVPCLEFETEHGFVYREHHRSPGYYDGRYWTMWKLPMYGCTDATQVLNEVEECKKAYPQAWIRIIGFDNVRQVQCISFIAYKPEGY, encoded by the exons ATGGCTTCCTCAGTTGTTTCCTCGGCAGCCGTTGCTACCCGTAGCAATGTTGCTCAAGCTAGCATGGTTGCACCCTTCACCGGACTCAAATCCGCCGCATCTTTCCCTGTTACCAAGAAAAACAACCTTGACATTACTTCCCTTGCTAGCAACGGTGGACGTGTCAGATGCATGCAG GTGTGGCCACCAATTAACAAGAAGAAGTACGAGACACTCTCATACCTTCCTGACTTGTCCGTCGAGCAATTGGCCAAGGAAATTGAGTACCTTTTGAATAAGGGATGGGTTCCTTGCTTGGAATTCGAGACTGAG CACGGATTTGTGTACCGTGAGCACCACAGATCACCAGGATACTACGATGGTAGGTACTGGACTATGTGGAAGTTGCCCATGTATGGGTGCACTGACGCCACCCAGGTGTTGAATGAGGTCGAAGAGTGCAAGAAGGCGTACCCACAGGCCTGGATCCGTATTATCGGATTCGACAATGTCCGTCAAGTGCAGTGCATCAGTTTCATTGCCTACAAGCCAGAAGGCTACTAA